A genomic region of Melanotaenia boesemani isolate fMelBoe1 chromosome 13, fMelBoe1.pri, whole genome shotgun sequence contains the following coding sequences:
- the LOC121650992 gene encoding UHRF1-binding protein 1-like isoform X2, with protein sequence MLSRGSGVSKLFSTQTKEQGQRSEDSSPSLRQQPMKQSHSQQSFDSAILDGSLPDESLSVDSDFSDNFVVLMDSGMESMRPNNTPVGSRGSPAPGTEGGSSADLSSSLSQSTEDMSQDMSSVLLLILSGTACTMEAQGEDQVMAFQAQNLANVELGNVKQSDLLAGQLQGEPIQRQDGQTNRDTPALCMRAEMGPSAAQRSALAESLGFLDVRVQNCQADLLASTVANIGPFLEDEFSVDGQPMRLQVCNVTITMKDDGPRIYPTSPQPVPAKFVIDQLVLERGDDGFMRIKAEGADSKSSADVPVVGCNNPNSYNHVQQQCDRQTLESRLCDAQAALNQALEERERLLVEVRKYNPTFTL encoded by the exons ATGCTAAGTCGTGGCTCAGGTGTGAGCAAATTGTTCAGCACGCAGACAAA gGAACAAGGTCAGCGTTCAGAAGATTCCTCCCCCTCTTTGCGCCAACAGCCCATGAAGCAGTCACACTCCCAGCAATCCTTTGATAGTGCCATCTTGGATGGCAGCTTGCCTGATGAAAGTCTTTCTGTTGACAGTGATTTCAGCGACAACTTTGTTGTTCTCATGGACTCAG GGATGGAGTCGATGCGTCCCAACAATACACCTGTGGGCAGTCGAGGCAGCCCGGCCCCGGGGACAGAAGGAGGCTCATCAGCTGATCTTAGCAGCTCCCTCTCGCAAAGTACTGAGGACATGTCTCAGGACATG TCTTCAGTGTTGTTACTGATCCTGAGTGGAACAGCTTGTACCATGGAGGCACAAGGTGAAGACCAAGTCATGGCGTTCCAAGCACAGAATCTGGCCAATGTGGAGTTGGGCAACGTCAAGCAGTCAGACCTTCTAGCTGGACAATTACAAG GTGAACCGATTCAGAGGCAGGACGGGCAGACGAACAGGGACACACCTGCACTGTGCATGCGGGCAGAAATGGGCCCATCTGCAGCTCAGCGCTCTGCTCTGGCCGAGTCGCTGGGCTTTCTGGACGTGAGGGTGCAAAACTGCCAGGCAGACCTGTTAGCCTCAACGGTGGCTAACATTGGTCCTTTCCTTGAAGATGAATTTAGTGTTGATGGACAGCCAATGAGGCTACAAGTGTGTAATGTCACCATTACTATGAAG GACGATGGCCCCAGGATCTACCCTACATCCCCCCAACCCGTCCCGGCCAAATTTGTTATCGATCAGCTAGTCCTTGAGCGAGGTGATGATGGCTTTATGAGAATAAAag CTGAAGGTGCAGACTCTAAATCCTCAGCAGATGTTCCTGTGGTTGGCTGTAATAACCCTAACAGCTACAACCATGTCCAACAGCAGTGTGAC AGACAAACCTTGGAGTCCCGGCTTTGTGATGCACAGGCTGCCCTCAACCAGGCCCTCGAGGAGAGAGAGCGCCTCCTTGTGGAAGTCAGGAAGTACAACCCCACGTTTACTCTCTGA
- the LOC121650992 gene encoding UHRF1-binding protein 1-like isoform X4, with amino-acid sequence MLSRGSGVSKLFSTQTKEQGQRSEDSSPSLRQQPMKQSHSQQSFDSAILDGSLPDESLSVDSDFSDNFVVLMDSESGMESMRPNNTPVGSRGSPAPGTEGGSSADLSSSLSQSTEDMSQDMSSVLLLILSGTACTMEAQGEDQVMAFQAQNLANVELGNVKQSDLLAGQLQGEPIQRQDGQTNRDTPALCMRAEMGPSAAQRSALAESLGFLDVRVQNCQADLLASTVANIGPFLEDEFSVDGQPMRLQVCNVTITMKDDGPRIYPTSPQPVPAKFVIDQLVLERETNLGVPAL; translated from the exons ATGCTAAGTCGTGGCTCAGGTGTGAGCAAATTGTTCAGCACGCAGACAAA gGAACAAGGTCAGCGTTCAGAAGATTCCTCCCCCTCTTTGCGCCAACAGCCCATGAAGCAGTCACACTCCCAGCAATCCTTTGATAGTGCCATCTTGGATGGCAGCTTGCCTGATGAAAGTCTTTCTGTTGACAGTGATTTCAGCGACAACTTTGTTGTTCTCATGGACTCAG AATCAGGGATGGAGTCGATGCGTCCCAACAATACACCTGTGGGCAGTCGAGGCAGCCCGGCCCCGGGGACAGAAGGAGGCTCATCAGCTGATCTTAGCAGCTCCCTCTCGCAAAGTACTGAGGACATGTCTCAGGACATG TCTTCAGTGTTGTTACTGATCCTGAGTGGAACAGCTTGTACCATGGAGGCACAAGGTGAAGACCAAGTCATGGCGTTCCAAGCACAGAATCTGGCCAATGTGGAGTTGGGCAACGTCAAGCAGTCAGACCTTCTAGCTGGACAATTACAAG GTGAACCGATTCAGAGGCAGGACGGGCAGACGAACAGGGACACACCTGCACTGTGCATGCGGGCAGAAATGGGCCCATCTGCAGCTCAGCGCTCTGCTCTGGCCGAGTCGCTGGGCTTTCTGGACGTGAGGGTGCAAAACTGCCAGGCAGACCTGTTAGCCTCAACGGTGGCTAACATTGGTCCTTTCCTTGAAGATGAATTTAGTGTTGATGGACAGCCAATGAGGCTACAAGTGTGTAATGTCACCATTACTATGAAG GACGATGGCCCCAGGATCTACCCTACATCCCCCCAACCCGTCCCGGCCAAATTTGTTATCGATCAGCTAGTCCTTGAGCGAG AGACAAACCTTGGAGTCCCGGCTTTGTGA
- the LOC121650992 gene encoding UHRF1-binding protein 1-like isoform X3 — translation MLSRGSGVSKLFSTQTKEQGQRSEDSSPSLRQQPMKQSHSQQSFDSAILDGSLPDESLSVDSDFSDNFVVLMDSESGMESMRPNNTPVGSRGSPAPGTEGGSSADLSSSLSQSTEDMSQDMSSVLLLILSGTACTMEAQGEDQVMAFQAQNLANVELGNVKQSDLLAGQLQGEPIQRQDGQTNRDTPALCMRAEMGPSAAQRSALAESLGFLDVRVQNCQADLLASTVANIGPFLEDEFSVDGQPMRLQVCNVTITMKDDGPRIYPTSPQPVPAKFVIDQLVLERGDDGFMRIKETNLGVPAL, via the exons ATGCTAAGTCGTGGCTCAGGTGTGAGCAAATTGTTCAGCACGCAGACAAA gGAACAAGGTCAGCGTTCAGAAGATTCCTCCCCCTCTTTGCGCCAACAGCCCATGAAGCAGTCACACTCCCAGCAATCCTTTGATAGTGCCATCTTGGATGGCAGCTTGCCTGATGAAAGTCTTTCTGTTGACAGTGATTTCAGCGACAACTTTGTTGTTCTCATGGACTCAG AATCAGGGATGGAGTCGATGCGTCCCAACAATACACCTGTGGGCAGTCGAGGCAGCCCGGCCCCGGGGACAGAAGGAGGCTCATCAGCTGATCTTAGCAGCTCCCTCTCGCAAAGTACTGAGGACATGTCTCAGGACATG TCTTCAGTGTTGTTACTGATCCTGAGTGGAACAGCTTGTACCATGGAGGCACAAGGTGAAGACCAAGTCATGGCGTTCCAAGCACAGAATCTGGCCAATGTGGAGTTGGGCAACGTCAAGCAGTCAGACCTTCTAGCTGGACAATTACAAG GTGAACCGATTCAGAGGCAGGACGGGCAGACGAACAGGGACACACCTGCACTGTGCATGCGGGCAGAAATGGGCCCATCTGCAGCTCAGCGCTCTGCTCTGGCCGAGTCGCTGGGCTTTCTGGACGTGAGGGTGCAAAACTGCCAGGCAGACCTGTTAGCCTCAACGGTGGCTAACATTGGTCCTTTCCTTGAAGATGAATTTAGTGTTGATGGACAGCCAATGAGGCTACAAGTGTGTAATGTCACCATTACTATGAAG GACGATGGCCCCAGGATCTACCCTACATCCCCCCAACCCGTCCCGGCCAAATTTGTTATCGATCAGCTAGTCCTTGAGCGAGGTGATGATGGCTTTATGAGAATAAAag AGACAAACCTTGGAGTCCCGGCTTTGTGA
- the LOC121650992 gene encoding UHRF1-binding protein 1-like isoform X1, with protein sequence MLSRGSGVSKLFSTQTKEQGQRSEDSSPSLRQQPMKQSHSQQSFDSAILDGSLPDESLSVDSDFSDNFVVLMDSESGMESMRPNNTPVGSRGSPAPGTEGGSSADLSSSLSQSTEDMSQDMSSVLLLILSGTACTMEAQGEDQVMAFQAQNLANVELGNVKQSDLLAGQLQGEPIQRQDGQTNRDTPALCMRAEMGPSAAQRSALAESLGFLDVRVQNCQADLLASTVANIGPFLEDEFSVDGQPMRLQVCNVTITMKDDGPRIYPTSPQPVPAKFVIDQLVLERGDDGFMRIKAEGADSKSSADVPVVGCNNPNSYNHVQQQCDRQTLESRLCDAQAALNQALEERERLLVEVRKYNPTFTL encoded by the exons ATGCTAAGTCGTGGCTCAGGTGTGAGCAAATTGTTCAGCACGCAGACAAA gGAACAAGGTCAGCGTTCAGAAGATTCCTCCCCCTCTTTGCGCCAACAGCCCATGAAGCAGTCACACTCCCAGCAATCCTTTGATAGTGCCATCTTGGATGGCAGCTTGCCTGATGAAAGTCTTTCTGTTGACAGTGATTTCAGCGACAACTTTGTTGTTCTCATGGACTCAG AATCAGGGATGGAGTCGATGCGTCCCAACAATACACCTGTGGGCAGTCGAGGCAGCCCGGCCCCGGGGACAGAAGGAGGCTCATCAGCTGATCTTAGCAGCTCCCTCTCGCAAAGTACTGAGGACATGTCTCAGGACATG TCTTCAGTGTTGTTACTGATCCTGAGTGGAACAGCTTGTACCATGGAGGCACAAGGTGAAGACCAAGTCATGGCGTTCCAAGCACAGAATCTGGCCAATGTGGAGTTGGGCAACGTCAAGCAGTCAGACCTTCTAGCTGGACAATTACAAG GTGAACCGATTCAGAGGCAGGACGGGCAGACGAACAGGGACACACCTGCACTGTGCATGCGGGCAGAAATGGGCCCATCTGCAGCTCAGCGCTCTGCTCTGGCCGAGTCGCTGGGCTTTCTGGACGTGAGGGTGCAAAACTGCCAGGCAGACCTGTTAGCCTCAACGGTGGCTAACATTGGTCCTTTCCTTGAAGATGAATTTAGTGTTGATGGACAGCCAATGAGGCTACAAGTGTGTAATGTCACCATTACTATGAAG GACGATGGCCCCAGGATCTACCCTACATCCCCCCAACCCGTCCCGGCCAAATTTGTTATCGATCAGCTAGTCCTTGAGCGAGGTGATGATGGCTTTATGAGAATAAAag CTGAAGGTGCAGACTCTAAATCCTCAGCAGATGTTCCTGTGGTTGGCTGTAATAACCCTAACAGCTACAACCATGTCCAACAGCAGTGTGAC AGACAAACCTTGGAGTCCCGGCTTTGTGATGCACAGGCTGCCCTCAACCAGGCCCTCGAGGAGAGAGAGCGCCTCCTTGTGGAAGTCAGGAAGTACAACCCCACGTTTACTCTCTGA